From a region of the Lactuca sativa cultivar Salinas chromosome 4, Lsat_Salinas_v11, whole genome shotgun sequence genome:
- the LOC111882894 gene encoding TGACG-sequence-specific DNA-binding protein TGA-1A isoform X2 — protein MDVYEPMHQFSMWGDFKGNIYQDASAAMIIEMDAKLDNQSEDASHTTIGASHHFDQEASKPGDKVQRRLAQNREAARKSRLRKKAYVQQLEASRLKLLHLEQELEQTKAQAALLSGGVNANRLGIPGTTNSGIAAFEMEYEQWVEEQNKKTNALKTGLNAPLPETELDILVKDTLNHYANLFNIKAAAAKTDVCYLISGMWKTSTERLFLWIGGFRPSELLKVLVPQLELLDQQSHDLSNLIQACQQAEDSLSQGMEKLQQTLAEAVACARDLGGDCYEMSNPMEKLEELVRLVIQADFVRHETLQQTLRYLTTRQAAQGLISLGEYFQRLRDLSSAWAMRLCEPA, from the exons ATGGATGTATATGAGCCTATGCATCAGTTTAGCATGTGGGGAGATTTCAAAGGCAACATCTATCAGGATGCATCTGCAGCCATGATTATAGAGATGGATGCAAAGCTAGACAACCAG TCAGAGGATGCTTCACACACAACAATTGGAGCTTCACATCACTTTGATCAAGAAGCAAGTAAACCAGGTGATAAG GTTCAAAGACGACTTGCACAAAATCGTGAAGCAGCTCGTAAAAGTCGATTGAGGAAAAAG GCCTATGTTCAGCAGTTGGAAGCTAGTCGTTTGAAACTGCTTCATCTTGAACAAGAACTTGAGCAAACTAAGGCACAG GCTGCTTTATTGAGTGGTGGAGTCAATGCTAATCGTCTTGGGATCCCTGGAACTACAAACTCAG GAATTGCTGCATTTGAGATGGAGTATGAGCAGTGGGTTgaagaacaaaataaaaaaactaatgcTTTAAAGACTGGATTAAATGCACCTTTGCCTGAAACAGAGCTTGATATACTTGTTAAAGACACTTTGAACCATTATGCCAATTTATTTAACATTAAAGCAGCTGCAGCAAAAACTGATGTCTGCTATCTCATATCTGGCATGTGGAAAACATCAACTGAACGCCTTTTCTTGTGGATTGGTGGCTTTCGCCCTTCAGAGCTTCTCAAG GTACTTGTACCACAGCTTGAGCTGTTAGACCAACAGTCTCATGATCTGTCTAACCTGATTCAAGCATGCCAGCAAGCTGAAGATTCTCTGTCACAAGGAATGGAAAAACTTCAGCAAACTTTAGCTGAAGCTGTTGCGTGTGCCCGTGATTTAGGAGGAGATTGTTATGAAATGTCTAATCCAATGGAGAAATTAGAAGAATTAGTACGCcttgttattcag gCGGACTTCGTTCGTCATGAAACCCTACAACAGACGCTTCGCTACCTAACCACCCGACAAGCGGCTCAAGGCTTAATCTCATTAGGTGAGTATTTTCAACGCCTTCGCGACTTGAGTTCAGCGTGGGCCATGCGGTTATGTGAACCAGCCTGA
- the LOC111882894 gene encoding transcription factor TGA1 isoform X1 yields the protein MNSSSTQFLNSKRMDVYEPMHQFSMWGDFKGNIYQDASAAMIIEMDAKLDNQSEDASHTTIGASHHFDQEASKPGDKVQRRLAQNREAARKSRLRKKAYVQQLEASRLKLLHLEQELEQTKAQAALLSGGVNANRLGIPGTTNSGIAAFEMEYEQWVEEQNKKTNALKTGLNAPLPETELDILVKDTLNHYANLFNIKAAAAKTDVCYLISGMWKTSTERLFLWIGGFRPSELLKVLVPQLELLDQQSHDLSNLIQACQQAEDSLSQGMEKLQQTLAEAVACARDLGGDCYEMSNPMEKLEELVRLVIQADFVRHETLQQTLRYLTTRQAAQGLISLGEYFQRLRDLSSAWAMRLCEPA from the exons ATGAATTCCTCATCCACTCAGTTTCTCAACTCAAAGAGGATGGATGTATATGAGCCTATGCATCAGTTTAGCATGTGGGGAGATTTCAAAGGCAACATCTATCAGGATGCATCTGCAGCCATGATTATAGAGATGGATGCAAAGCTAGACAACCAG TCAGAGGATGCTTCACACACAACAATTGGAGCTTCACATCACTTTGATCAAGAAGCAAGTAAACCAGGTGATAAG GTTCAAAGACGACTTGCACAAAATCGTGAAGCAGCTCGTAAAAGTCGATTGAGGAAAAAG GCCTATGTTCAGCAGTTGGAAGCTAGTCGTTTGAAACTGCTTCATCTTGAACAAGAACTTGAGCAAACTAAGGCACAG GCTGCTTTATTGAGTGGTGGAGTCAATGCTAATCGTCTTGGGATCCCTGGAACTACAAACTCAG GAATTGCTGCATTTGAGATGGAGTATGAGCAGTGGGTTgaagaacaaaataaaaaaactaatgcTTTAAAGACTGGATTAAATGCACCTTTGCCTGAAACAGAGCTTGATATACTTGTTAAAGACACTTTGAACCATTATGCCAATTTATTTAACATTAAAGCAGCTGCAGCAAAAACTGATGTCTGCTATCTCATATCTGGCATGTGGAAAACATCAACTGAACGCCTTTTCTTGTGGATTGGTGGCTTTCGCCCTTCAGAGCTTCTCAAG GTACTTGTACCACAGCTTGAGCTGTTAGACCAACAGTCTCATGATCTGTCTAACCTGATTCAAGCATGCCAGCAAGCTGAAGATTCTCTGTCACAAGGAATGGAAAAACTTCAGCAAACTTTAGCTGAAGCTGTTGCGTGTGCCCGTGATTTAGGAGGAGATTGTTATGAAATGTCTAATCCAATGGAGAAATTAGAAGAATTAGTACGCcttgttattcag gCGGACTTCGTTCGTCATGAAACCCTACAACAGACGCTTCGCTACCTAACCACCCGACAAGCGGCTCAAGGCTTAATCTCATTAGGTGAGTATTTTCAACGCCTTCGCGACTTGAGTTCAGCGTGGGCCATGCGGTTATGTGAACCAGCCTGA